A window of Peromyscus eremicus chromosome 7, PerEre_H2_v1, whole genome shotgun sequence contains these coding sequences:
- the A4gnt gene encoding alpha-1,4-N-acetylglucosaminyltransferase, with product MLRELHLSLSLVLVFACGLLYRLTLRSQCFFACLPLFTSPPGQEGLLSSGRSIVFIETSERVEPPPLVSCAVESAAKIYPDQPVIFFMKRLSDATQLNSNTSYPAFSLLSAIDNVFFVPLDMKKLFEDTPLFSWYTKVNSSTEKHWLHVSSDACRLAIIWKYGGIYMDTDVISIRPIPEENFLAAQGSRHSSNGVFGFLPHHPFLWACMENFVEHYNSGIWGNQGPNLMTRMLRVWCRLKDFQELGDLKCLNISFLHPQRFYPIPYPEWRRYYQVWDTEPSFNDSYALHLWNYMNKEGRTVVRGSNTLVENLYRKHCPKTYRALIQGTDGEVSREPGTGNT from the exons ATGCTGAGGGAACTCCATCTCTCCCTGTCGCTGGTCCTGGTGTTTGCCTGTGGCCTGCTATACCGGCTCACCCTGAGGTCCCAATGCTTCTTTGCCTGCCTACCTCTCTTCACATCTCCTCCGGGCCAGGAAGGCCTCTTAAGCAGTGGACGAAGCATTGTGTTCATAGAGACTTCTGAACGAGTGGAGCCACCTCCACTGGTCTCCTGTGCTGTGGAGTCTGCTGCCAAAATCTACCCGGACCAGCCGGTCATCTTCTTTATGAAAAGGCTCAGCGATGCCACACAGCTGAACTCAAACACCAGCTACCCAGCCTTCTCCCTGCTCTCAGCCATAGATAATGTTTTCTTTGTCCCTTTGGACATGAAAAAACTGTTTGAAGACACACCCTTGTTTTCATGGTACACCAAA GTCAACAGCAGTACTGAGAAACACTGGCTCCATGTCAGCTCAGATGCATGCCGCCTGGCTATCATCTGGAAATATGGTGGCATCTACATGGACACTGATGTCATTTCCATCAGGCCCATCCCCGAAGAGAACTTCTTGGCAGCCCAGGGTTCCCGGCACTCCAGTAACGGTGTATTTGGGTTTCTCCCCCACCACCCCTTTCTGTGGGCCTGCATGGAGAACTTCGTTGAGCACTATAACTCAGGCATTTGGGGCAACCAAGGTCCCAATTTGATGACAAGGATGTTAAGGGTGTGGTGCAGACTTAAAGACTTCCAAGAGCTGGGTGACCTGAAGTGTCTGAAtatttccttccttcatccccAGAGATTTTACCCTATCCCCTATCCAGAGTGGAGGCGCTACTATCAAGTGTGGGACACAGAGCCAAGCTTCAATGACTCCTATGCGCTGCATTTGTGGAACTACATGAATAAAGAGGGCAGGACTGTGGTTAGAGGAAGTAACACCCTGGTGGAAAATCTCTATCGAAAGCACTGTCCTAAGACTTACAGGGCTCTGATTCAAGGTACAGACGGGGAAGTGTCCAGGGAGCCAGGTACAGGTAACACATAG